In Phycisphaerales bacterium, the sequence GCTCAAGAGCCTGACACGCCATGTGCGGCTGACGTGTTCGTTGGCTCCTGGAACGAGGAGAACGAGAGGGACGAGGCGGCCTTGGAGTCGCGGCTGGATGATGTCGCACACGTCGTCGGCGAGATCGTGGAATGGCTGAATGAGGCGAGCGTGGTGAGGGGCGACTCGAACGAGCGCGATTGTGCGTCGTTCGACGATGCCGCGGCGGTCGACAATGCTCCAGCAGCCGTGGACGAGGCCACGGTCGATGTCACTCCCACCGAAGCAACGGCTGAAGTGTTCGCGGCGATCGAGATGGGAATCGAGCCAACCGAGTTTGAGCGAGGGATGATCTCGAGTGGTGATCTGGGCGGCAACTCATTGGACGCGGTTGTGCCGCGTGACGCCGACGAAGCGGAGACACCAGACACAATTGACGCGGGCGCGATCGACATGGTTCCGGTCTTCTCGGCCTCGACGGGAGTGCATCCCAACGGGCAGCGCCCCGACCCGGCAACTGATTCGACGACTCAAGGGCGTTCGTCTGATTCAGAACACGAAGACGCGAGGGCCTCTGAGGAGTTGCCGCCGGGAGTGGAACCCCTGTTGGAAGTTGAACCGGCTCTGGATCACGCACGCAAAGCGGCTGAGATTTCAGCCGCATCGCACGGACGGCGGGTTCAACCGATACGAGTGCTCGAGTCGAGCGTGCCTGAGCGTTCGCGTGGCACATCGACCGTTGATGCCGAGTCACAGACCGACGGGGCCGTTGGGGGAGATACCGGGGCGCTCCTGCGATCACTTGAACGGCTGGCGGATCAGTCGAACTTGCTGGCGTTGAATGCCGCGATCGAGGCGGCGCGGGCCGGGGAGCATGGGCGCGGGTTCGGGGTGGTGGCGTCGGAGATGCGCCGGCTGGCGACGCAGGCGACGCAGACGACGCGGTCGCTGGGGGCGATGCTGAAGAAACCCGCGACGGGCGAAGGCGGGACGCCACGGAGCACATCGGCGGAACCGGGTGCGGATTCGGAGCGCACTAGACTGCACGGGGCGCGCGGCGGGAACGTGGCACGCTGAGACCGCGCGTGGACGAGGCTCGGTGAAATCGGGCAAGGGTGACGATCGAACGGAGGTGCTGGATGTCACGAGTCGTGGGCGATCCTGGCGAGATTCGGCGATTCGCGATGGACCTCAAGCGGTTCAATGGCGGGCTGGCGTCGCAGATGGCGGTGCTGCAGACGCGCCTGAATGACCTCGGGCAGACGTGGCGCGACCAGGAGCACGCGAAGTTTGCCGAGAACTTCGAGCAGACGATCAAGATCCTGGCGCGGTTCACCGAGAGCGCGGACCAGTACATCCCGTTTCTCATCCGCAAGGCGGAGAAACTCGAGGAGTATCTGCATCAGCGGTAGCGGCGCTCGCGGGTGCACCATGCTCCCGCGACGCGAGCGTGGGAGGCGTGCATGCGTGAGGCGGCATCGGTCCGGTCGATCGAAGCACTCCGGCGGTTCCGCGCGGCGTTGCAGTCGTTCATCGAGGCCGCGAGCGCGGCGATCATCTCCGCCGACGTGGATGCGCAGCGGACCGGGCAGTGGCTGACGATGGAGCGGCCGGCGTTCTGGAAGCATCGCGTGCGTCAACTCGAGGACGAGGTGACGCGGGCGAGGCAGGAGATCTCGAAGAAGATCATCACGCAGGCGCCCGAGCCGCCGAGCCTGGTGCTGGAGCGCAAGGCGCTCAATCGGGCGATTGGCACGCTCGACCGGGCGAAGGAGCGGCAGGCGGCGACGAAGAAGTGGGCGAGCGTGTGGGAGCGGGAGTCGCTGTTGTGCAAGGGGCCGATGTCCGGGCTTTCGGACGTTCTGCACGGCGAGTTGGTGGATGGTGTGACGCGTATCGAGCGGATGATCGATCGGCTGGATGACTACCTGCGGGCGGTGTCGCCCGAGGCGCCGATGGATGTTGATGAGGGCGTGATCGAGAGTGCCGCGCGGACGCCGACGGCGCATGCGCCGGGCGTGACGGTGTCACGGGGTGGAGGTGATGCGCCCTCGCCGACGGAGCGATTCGGGGCGTTGCGTGATGTGGCGAGGGAGGTACGCGAACGGGCGCGGGTGCCACGAGGCGAGTTGCTGCTGACGGCGTTTCCGGCGGGGGAGCCTGTGGAGAGCGACGCGGAGGCGCTGCGGTCGTTGTCGCTCGTGGGCGAGGCGGTCGATCCACGGCAGACGCTGGCGATCTCTTGGCGGTGCGTGAGCGAGCATGAGGTGGTCTTGGCGCGATTCGAGCCGAGGGATGAGACGGATAGCGGCTGGAGCGTGGGCCCGATCCATGACGCGAGGGTGAGCGGGGCGTGCTGGAGGGTGGCGGTGTCGGCGCTGTTGGAACTCGTGCCGGGGCTGGCGTCGGTGCTCTCGTTGCGTGTGGGGACGATGGTGGTGCTGTCGCTGGGGAACGTGCTCTCGGTTCTCGGGCCCGACGACGAGGACGCGTGGGCGGGAGGATGGACATGAGCGTGACGGCGGCAAAGGCGGCGTTGACGGACGCGCTCAAGGAACTGCACTTCGCGTGGTCGCGGGTGCGGGCGGACTGGGACGACCCGGCGGCGGAACGCTTCGAGCGCGAGGTGCTGGACCCGATGGAGCCCAAGGCCATGGCGGCGGCGAAGGCGATGGATGAACTGGCGGAGTTGATCTCGCGGGTTCGGCGGGAGTGCGCGGATTCCGGCGACGTGGAATAAGCCTGACGCGAGAGATCGGGGGATTCTCACAAGAATGGAATCTCGGAGAATCCTGCCAGGGATCCGCAACGCGAGAGGCCGCGAACGGGTATGCTGGGTGCGCGATGGGTCGGGGTTGTTGCCCCGGCAGTAACACCCGCGGGGCCTCAGCATGGGCTACTCGCGGGGCGGACGCGGGACGACGGGCACCGACACACAGCCATGAGCGACGCGAGTTTCACAGGTCGTGAGCGGGGCATCGTGGGCGGATTTGTGCCGCTCATGCTCGAGCGGTCCAGGTCGGACGCGGCGATGCAGAGCGCGCACAAGGAGTCGATCGCGACGGCGGATCGGACGTATCGCGGCGTAGCCGAGGACGCGCGACAGCAGGCGGAGACGGCGCGACAGGCCGCCGACGCGGAACTGGCGAGCGAACTGAAGCGGGCTGGAGATGATCTCGAACTGATCCGCGAGGCGACGACGCGCACGATGGAGGCGGAGGTCGCGGCGTTCCAGGAGCGTCTGGGATCGATCGAGAATGCCGCGGAGCGAGAGTTGGACGATGCGGCGTGGCTTGCCGAGACGGTGGTGGAATCGGCGGAGCAGAAGGCCTCGGGGGATTTCTCGAACGCGAGCAAGGCGCACACGCACGGGCAGGCGGAACTGACGCAGATGCGCGCGCGGGCGAGTGATTTGCTCGCGAGGCAAGGGCACGAGGGGCTGACGGAGGCGTCGGAGTTGATCGAGGGTGTGGAGCCGCCGCCGCCGGTGGTGGGCCAGCGCGATTATGACGAGGCCCGGGCGCGGGCGACGGCGGCGCTGGCGACGCTGGAAGAGCGGCTGACGCCGGCGATCGTGCGCACGCCGACGCTAGTGGTGATGGTGCTGCTCTTCGGGGCGTTCGGGTCGGCGGGGAGCGCGATCATCGCGACGCGGACGGGGCGGCTGGAGCCGTGGGCCGCGGGGTTGACGGGCGCGGGATTCGGCGTGGCGCTGGCGATCGTGGTGCAGTTGTTCCTTCGGCGGGCGCTGCGCGGTCGGGTGCGGACGGCGCGCGAGGAGTTCGAGAAATCGGCGGAGCATGCGCGTGCGATGGGCGATGCGTGGATCACGCAGGCGGAAACAGAGCGAGATCGGCAGGCGGGAGAGATCCGCCTGCGGCGCGAGAGCGAGATCCGCAAGGCGCGTGAGCGATTCGCGGCGATCAAGCAGGAACTCTCTCGCAAGCGTCGCCTGGAAGAACCGTCGCTTCGAGAGAAGCACCAGTCGAAGATCGCGAAGGCGACGCAGGAGCACGACGAGGCGGCGCGGCACGCGCGGGCCGCGCACGCCCAGCGTGTCGAGGCGATCACTTCACGCGAGCGGACGGTGACGGAGGAGGCGACGAAGAACCGCGAGGATGCGCATCGCCAGGCGGACGCGACGCTGCGGGACGAGCGCGAGGCGATGACGCGGCGTTGGACCGAAGCGGTGGCGAATCTGGATGACGAGTACGAGTCGCTGGTCGCCCAGGCCGAACGCTTGTGCCCGGCGTGGGATGACGAGTCGTGGGCTCGGTTCACGGCGAGGGAGCAGGTGCCCGAGGCGATCCGGTTCGGGACGCTGGAGGTGGACCTGGCTTCGGCGCCAGGTGGATTGCCGACGGATGGATTGCGTGTGCCGGCGCAGACGCACTTGCGGCTCCCCGCGATGCTGGATCTTGCGGGCCACACGAGTGGTGGTTCTTCATCGGAGGGCCCGCCGCGGCGAGGATCTCTCATCGTGCACACGGGTCCGGAGGGGCGCGCGACGGCGCTCAAGATGCTGGAGAATGTGCTGCTGCGCACGCTCACGGCCTTCCCGCCGGGCAAGGCCCGCTTCACGATCATCGATCCCGTGGGACTGGGGCAGAGTTTCGCGGGGTTCATGCACCTGGCGGACTATGAAGAGGCCCTCGTCGGCGACAAGATCTGGACCGATCCCAAGCGCATCGAGCAGAAACTCACGGACCTGACGGAGCACATGGAGAATGTGATCCAGAAGTATCTGCGCAACGAGTTCGCGTCGATCCAGGACTACAACGTGCAGGCGGGGGAGATCGCCGAGCCGTTCCGGTTCCTGGTGATCGCCGATTTCCCCGCGGGAATCTCGGAGGCGGCGGCGAAGCGGCTGGCGAGCATTGCCGAGAGCGGGCCACGCTGCGGGGTGCACACGCTGATCGTCGCGGACAATCGGCAGCGCCCGCCGGCGTATGTGCCCATGAGCGATCTCGAGCGGAGCGCGACCGTGCTGCAATGGCAGGGAACGGGAGGCGGGAGCGGCGCCGGTCGATTCGTGTGGAAGGACGAGGTGCTGGGCAAGTGGCCACTGCGGCTAGAGATGCCGCCGGGCGACGGCGAGTTCAATCGATTGATCCACGCCGTCGGGCGATTGGCGAAGGACTCGAACCGGGTTCAGGTGCCGTTCGAGACGGTGACGCCGCAGCCGGCGCAGCGCTGGACCGGGGACGCGTCGGAGGAACTCCGCATCCCGGTCGGGCGGAGCGGGGCGACGAAACTGCAGTATGTCTCGCTCGGGCGCGGGACGGCCCAGCATGCGCTCATCGCGGGGCGCACCGGGTCGGGCAAGTCCACGCTGCTGCACGCGCTGGTCACGAACTTGTCCTTGTGGTACAGCCCGGATGAGGTCGAGTATTACCTTGTGGACTTCAAGAAGGGCGTGGAGTTCAAGACATACGCGACGCATCGCGTGCCCCACGCGCGGGTCGTGGCGGTTGAGAGCGAGCGTGAGTTCGGGCTGAGCGTGCTGCGCCGGCTCGACGCGGAACTGACGCGGCGCGGCTCGCTCTTTCGCGATGCGGGCGTGCAGGATCTTGCGGCGTATCGGCGTCACGCACGGGGCGCGGGGCTTGGCGTCAGCCCGATGCCCATGCCCCGGACGCTGCTCATCGTGGACGAGTTCCACGAGTTCTTTG encodes:
- a CDS encoding AAA family ATPase — its product is MSDASFTGRERGIVGGFVPLMLERSRSDAAMQSAHKESIATADRTYRGVAEDARQQAETARQAADAELASELKRAGDDLELIREATTRTMEAEVAAFQERLGSIENAAERELDDAAWLAETVVESAEQKASGDFSNASKAHTHGQAELTQMRARASDLLARQGHEGLTEASELIEGVEPPPPVVGQRDYDEARARATAALATLEERLTPAIVRTPTLVVMVLLFGAFGSAGSAIIATRTGRLEPWAAGLTGAGFGVALAIVVQLFLRRALRGRVRTAREEFEKSAEHARAMGDAWITQAETERDRQAGEIRLRRESEIRKARERFAAIKQELSRKRRLEEPSLREKHQSKIAKATQEHDEAARHARAAHAQRVEAITSRERTVTEEATKNREDAHRQADATLRDEREAMTRRWTEAVANLDDEYESLVAQAERLCPAWDDESWARFTAREQVPEAIRFGTLEVDLASAPGGLPTDGLRVPAQTHLRLPAMLDLAGHTSGGSSSEGPPRRGSLIVHTGPEGRATALKMLENVLLRTLTAFPPGKARFTIIDPVGLGQSFAGFMHLADYEEALVGDKIWTDPKRIEQKLTDLTEHMENVIQKYLRNEFASIQDYNVQAGEIAEPFRFLVIADFPAGISEAAAKRLASIAESGPRCGVHTLIVADNRQRPPAYVPMSDLERSATVLQWQGTGGGSGAGRFVWKDEVLGKWPLRLEMPPGDGEFNRLIHAVGRLAKDSNRVQVPFETVTPQPAQRWTGDASEELRIPVGRSGATKLQYVSLGRGTAQHALIAGRTGSGKSTLLHALVTNLSLWYSPDEVEYYLVDFKKGVEFKTYATHRVPHARVVAVESEREFGLSVLRRLDAELTRRGSLFRDAGVQDLAAYRRHARGAGLGVSPMPMPRTLLIVDEFHEFFVDDDKLAQEAALLLDRLVRQGRAFGIHVVLGSQTIGGAYSLARSTVGQMAVRIALQCSEADSYLIMSEDNPAARLLSRPGEAIYNDASGMLEGNSPFQVVWLPEEKREACLKQVSVLADQMQKRPPAPVVFEGNVPADLDRDARELGLGRWVGQTAAPRETGATAPLPRVYLGDPISIKEPTSVSLRRQSGSHLLLVGQQESAGLALCASSILSLASSHAQGLASSGEAFVHMLDAGTVDADQSPVLVHAARALGSRATYGGVRDAGAIVGRVFQELERRRQDEHGEFARQYLIVFGLHRFRPLRRSEDDFAFDSDTDVETRADKQFARIVRDGPTHGLHVITWCDSVTSLERTLDRRAVREFDARVAFQMSANDSSALVDSPQAVGLGPNRALLYTEETGHAEKFRPYALADPQWLAEQLRSILAAPAGGTSRFLS